In a genomic window of Leptolyngbya sp. SIO1E4:
- a CDS encoding ABC transporter permease, with product MTWWQKLRKNSLAKLGATILVIFYVIVLMAEFIAPYDAYIPAPSASLLPPTHVYWRNQVTGQWLGPHVYPTTQGPVSLETGDREVFMDFEQPSPIRLFVKGDPYRWLQLKLPLPTRFSLSAQRFEEVELFPGFSGDRHLFGTAGPGRWNILGTDEQARDQLSRLMYGGRVSLSIGLVGIILSFPLGMFIGGLAGYFGGWIDAVLMRLVEVIMTIPDIYLLVALAAVLPATLSSAQRFLLIVMITSFVRWTGLARVVRGQVLSLKSQTYVDASKAMGGQPFYIILRHVLPQTATYVIISATLAIPGFIVAEAILSLIGLGIQQPDPSWGNMLSLATNASILVLHPWLIWPPALLIVLTVLSFNLLGDGLRDALDPRSLRTYD from the coding sequence CTCTGGCTAAGCTAGGGGCAACTATTCTGGTCATTTTCTACGTCATCGTATTAATGGCAGAATTTATCGCCCCTTACGATGCCTATATCCCTGCACCCAGTGCCTCTTTACTCCCGCCTACACACGTTTACTGGCGGAATCAGGTAACCGGGCAATGGCTGGGGCCCCATGTGTATCCCACAACCCAGGGGCCGGTGTCTTTAGAGACGGGGGACCGAGAGGTCTTCATGGATTTTGAGCAGCCTTCACCCATTCGGCTGTTTGTCAAAGGAGACCCCTATCGGTGGTTGCAGCTGAAGCTGCCGTTGCCTACGCGCTTTTCGCTATCGGCACAAAGATTTGAAGAGGTTGAGCTATTCCCTGGTTTTTCAGGCGATCGCCATTTATTTGGCACCGCTGGCCCTGGACGATGGAATATCTTGGGCACTGATGAGCAAGCCCGCGATCAGCTCAGCCGTCTGATGTATGGAGGCCGGGTCAGCCTCAGTATTGGCCTGGTGGGGATTATTTTGTCCTTTCCCCTCGGCATGTTTATAGGCGGGTTGGCAGGCTACTTTGGCGGATGGATAGACGCCGTGCTGATGCGGCTGGTCGAGGTGATCATGACCATCCCCGACATTTATTTACTGGTTGCCTTAGCCGCGGTATTACCGGCTACCCTCTCTAGTGCCCAGCGCTTTCTGCTGATCGTGATGATTACGTCCTTTGTGCGGTGGACGGGTTTGGCTCGGGTGGTGCGGGGGCAGGTGTTGTCGTTGAAGTCCCAGACCTATGTGGATGCCTCCAAAGCTATGGGCGGGCAACCTTTTTACATTATTTTGCGCCATGTGTTGCCTCAAACAGCCACCTATGTGATTATTTCGGCGACCTTAGCGATTCCTGGGTTCATTGTGGCAGAGGCAATCCTGAGTTTGATTGGGCTTGGTATTCAGCAGCCCGATCCGTCCTGGGGTAATATGCTGTCTCTGGCCACGAATGCCTCAATTTTGGTGCTGCATCCCTGGTTAATCTGGCCCCCAGCCCTGCTCATTGTGTTAACGGTTTTATCCTTCAACTTGCTGGGAGATGGCCTCCGCGATGCCCTCGACCCGAGGAGTTTGAGAACCTATGATTAG
- a CDS encoding helix-turn-helix transcriptional regulator: MHNPAIVDDPKQCLETRCPIQFVLEIVGSKWAILILRELFSGSRRTHEFLEALPGISTKTLTARLRELESYGLVTRKVYAEVPPRVEYSLTEKGLEIQPVMMALKGLGERWLQQASCDCPMDPNALFGAESLSA; this comes from the coding sequence ATGCATAATCCCGCGATCGTTGATGATCCCAAACAGTGTTTGGAGACCCGCTGCCCTATTCAGTTTGTGCTGGAAATTGTGGGCAGCAAGTGGGCCATCTTAATTCTGCGAGAGTTATTTTCGGGGAGTCGACGCACCCATGAGTTTTTAGAGGCATTGCCTGGCATCAGCACCAAAACCTTAACCGCCCGCCTGCGTGAGTTAGAAAGTTACGGCCTGGTGACGCGCAAGGTCTATGCCGAAGTGCCCCCGCGTGTGGAGTACTCTCTGACGGAGAAGGGGTTAGAGATTCAGCCGGTGATGATGGCGCTGAAAGGGTTGGGTGAGCGATGGCTGCAGCAGGCGTCTTGTGATTGCCCGATGGATCCGAACGCTCTCTTTGGGGCAGAGTCGCTATCGGCGTAG